The genome window ACAATTAAAGTTAAATGTCCAATAGATTCAAAACTGTAAGGTTAGAGTTAGTTTTACCTACAAGCTGGTCCATTATCCACGTCCAGCCCCAGTCTGCAACACCTCTGTCCCCATGGAGGGCTGCCCCAggcctggggggctgggaggggggctggggcacTCTACACGGGGATCCACTGCATCATCTaaagacacaaacaccatgGCAGGATAAGATGGCTCTAACAACAGAGTTAGCAATAGAGCTCTCCTCTCAACTCCTcagtagagaggagagcagtTAGGGGCCATTTGGAATGTGTCATCTCCACCCGGGGACGTAGCTAAGGAGACAAGACAGTGCTTTCTTTAGCATTAATGACATTAGGATCCCTGCTGGATTTGTGCTTATATTGGTATCGTTAAATAATGCTTTATGAATTGGATTGCTAGTAGTGTTAACCCCAACACAGCATTTATAGTCGATGCAGGTTTTGAGATAAACAGCCAGTCGGTATTTCAGTAAAGCGCATAGTTAAAAGTCCATAGCAGCGAGTACATGTGAGAGCCTGTTCACGATCAACTTGCCCATCTCTCTCATTTCCAATGAGAGTATCAATTAAGAGTGTATTGATATAACCGTGTTTGCTTTTCTCAGGGCTACCTACACTATCcagcagtagcagcagtagAACAGAAGAGAAAGAGCAGTGGTAGTAACCTGGCAGTAGAACCTAGTATGTCCAGCAGAGGGTGTTTAAATGACAGGACTGTGGTGGATATGTAGAGTTAATGCAGCCGCACTCACCTGAGTCTATCACCTGTCTTTCCATAAGCTGTCTGGTCTTTCTCAGTTTATACTCCAAGAACTGCTGCTCTGtaaacgcacacacgtacacatttagcacgcacacacatgaacgaaaacacacacacacacacacacacagatggaaagACACAAATGAAACAGACCTACTCtgtgccgtctctctctctccttgcccaGCTCATCATTAAGGTTGTccacctcccttctctgcagtttAAGCTGgttgagttcacacacacacacacacaggacacagtcAACAGGTGATACCACTGAGGCAATTAGTGGGCCGCTTAGTCTTGATTAGATTAGAGTTGCTTAGAGTTAGTCCAGGGGTGAAAGTTGTATGTTGTGCCTGACCTGCTCCCTGAGGGTCTTGACTTCCCTGACCAgcctggcaacacacacagcctgctgctGGTAGGCTTCTAgagctgtgttcttcctgacacacacacagcagacacaacacacaccacagggcAAACATGAGTCTCTGTGAACAGCGGGTGAACGGGTAGTCACTGGCGGAGATAGCGGAGGAACTATGCCCGGCAGCGTGTGGACATGAATGTGTCGCATTCTTGTATTGTTGGGGGGAGTGTTGTGCTTGTTCAGACTCACGcctgctccacctctctctccagctctggcAGGACCAGGGAGAACCCTGGGCTACGACTCTCAGACtctgcatgggggggggggcagggggcagggggagggggggggcagggggggacaaTTTCTCCACATTTGTAACACAATAAAACTGGCTCGTGAGGCAAAAGGACCCAGAATGATAACTCAATTACTAGAACCATATACGAAATCTGTAATATTACTAACAAACAGGACCTTAAGCACCCTAATTTGAACTGAAATGTGCTGTGTCCAAATGAGCGGTGTAGCTGGcactgaagagtgtgtgtgtgtgtgagtgagagcagGTAGACCACCTGTGTAGTACGGCGGCAGGTAGCTCATCAGCGTGGTGTTGGTCCAttcatccctcacctccctgaaGAACGGCAACGTTTGACACACTTGAAAAATGTCCTCCACACCGTTGTGCTCACGTCACACACGCGATGaggttggtgcgtgtgtgacgTACTGTGGTGTAATGCGCAGGGTTAGGgcggcgtgcgtgtgtgtgtgtattacctgaACTTGTCGTTAAGAAGGGCGTCGTCGGAGAGGCCGCAGCTGGCGAAGAATTCGACGGCGTCCGAGTCGGCGTGCGCCAGGAAGGCGTTGTGGGGAGGGCACACCATCTGGGTCTTCAGCAGCTggggacaaacagagagaggacaccACATGTCAACCTGTCCCCTCCTAACACAGGGGACGGAGAAGGAGGGGGCTGGTGGGAGGAGGACACCCTCACACCCAGCTCTGGGGATCGTCGGCTCTGCCAGCGTTTGGTCtaaccagcagggggcgccagGACGACAGCATCCAGGGCCGTGGCTCAGCCTCCAGTCAGACACACCCTAGCCGCTAATCACAGGCGCCGCGCAGCACACGGACCAGGCCTGTGGTCACATGCTCATTTCCATCAGGCAGGCCTAACCTCTAATATGCTGTCCTTCTGAAAGGTCCTCTAACTAGTGGATCGCTCagttgttttctttttcatctCAGTTATTTTCGACAAACCAGTAAAGATTGCTTTACTCTAAGCAAAGGATGGGAGGACACAGATAGAAGCCGACTCGGAGGTACCTCAGGCTTgggcgtgtgtgcatgcatgggcgtgggtttgtgtgtacgtgcgtgtttgcatgtgtgtgtgtgtgtttgcgagtgtgtgttgtgagcaCAGTTGCGTGTGAGCCGAGAGGTACCTCGATGATGTAACGTCCCACGCCGCAGTTCCTGTAGCGTTTTCTGGTCGCCATTAAGGACAGCTGCAGCACCTTGTCTCCTGAAGCCCTGGAAGACACGGCAGcatctcttcatcatcatcatcatcaccttcatcatcatcaccttcaTCACCTTCAACATCATCGACTTCATCATTTTCACCTCACAACCTTGCGTCAGCACTGTCATCTACCCTATCTGTggtcacacacatccaacactgTCTTTGTAATCCACTGATATGGCTATTAATCGTGTATTTCAATCACTGAATGCCATACACTGTGACTAAGCCTTTGGGATCTGCTGACTGCGAATGTAGCTGAGTCACCCATGATCACTGCCAGTAATGCAGTACGTTCTACTGTAAGACTGTAGATCAACTTCAGCTGTTGGCAAAGGGGTGGTTGTagagaggcagaaggaggcATAACACTGTACCTTTCTGGATATCTAAACTAAGCTGACTGTGTTCCCCTGTATTTCCCCAGTGAGCCATGGTACCAGAATACACAAATAGAGAAGCAACAGCCATGGAGCCGGTCTGGAGGCTCCCGTAGTCAGCTGGAGCTGAGCTGGcagagaggtggtggagagaagagagagagaagagggagagaagggggagagaagagggagagaagggggagagaagagggagagaagagggagagaagagggagagagcagagggagagaagagggagagaagagggagaggcgggggagagatgagggagagaagagggagagagctgagggagaggcggggggagatgagggagagggggggagagaagaaggagaggcggggggagatgagggagagggggggagagaagaaggagaggcggggggaagacgggagagaggtgggggagccttgggcggggcaggggtgagggaaggggtACTCCTGCTCTCTCATTAGGAAGCAATTACATTTCTCCCTCAGAATCCACCCTAGAGCAGCTCAatccagagcacacacacacacacacagcccagtgcAGCCCAAGTTCTCGGAGTCCAGCCCTGTTCTAGGAATAGCCTTCCCACAACGACAGACAGGATAAAGGGTGTGGGACACGGGCCACCAAGGGCGGAGCCGCACCCCGTACAGAGACTCTTAATGACAAGGCTGCTCTCAGTTTGAAGATATAAATAAGACCTATGTGCTGAGGTTtgatgatgggaagagagagttaGTATTAGTGTTGGACACACTGCGAAGTCAGTTCACTGAGCTAAAGGACTCACTGTGCTTCTGTTTGTCCCCCATGGCCAATAATTTAAACTGGGCATCGCGCAGTTGTGCCAGTCCAGAGTGGCAAAGATGTGGCATGTAGAAAACATGGCAGCTTGCTCTGGTGCTAGTGTAAAGTAAACACGTGCCTTTTTCTGGGGAAACAAACTTCCAGGTGTTTCCAACACCACTGTTGACACAGGAGTGCAAATATTTACTAACAGaaaatggggggtgggggggggggtgggggggtcacttCAGGTCTGCTTTACCTGGAGTGACCTTCAAGGCAAAAACCTGCTGCCCCAGATGTGCCACCCAGGTTACCATGACACCATGTCACCATGACAccccatgacccctgacctctgttcCAAACTCCTGAGTTTCCCTGGAGATTTCCAAGCGGTTCAGTGCAGGGCCAGCCCACCCAGAGAGCAATGGTCTGGTATGAAAGACTTGTAAAAAAATAAGGTGGACCTACCTAGACTAAACTTATTAGCATTcgtgcatttagcagacatccaaagcgatgtacaaaAAGTGCTTTTAGTGAGTGCAGCAGACAATCAAGGGCTACAAAGAGGGCCGTTctagaaaccccccccccccccccccccccaccactgcTGTCACTCACAGGGTCTTCAGTTCGAACGTGGCGGCTGCTACGATGAGCGACTCCACCCCCACAGCGGCGGGCGGTATCTGCCGGTTGTCCTCGGGGTCGTCGCGGAGTGCCCGGCGTTGCAGCGTCTCGGACAGGAAGTCCTCCAGGCCCAGGCAGAAGACCTCCCATGCAGACCTAGGCTCCCAACAGGAAGTGACGGGagcaacaggaagtgagagccACGAGAGATATAGGACAAAGGTTTACAGGACAGAGCACACCAGAAGACGTCCTGAGctgggactgagagagagctgCCCCACTGTGAGAACAGCAACCACCAGATGGAACAACTGATGTGGACAGAGGCAAGCTGGTGAGATATTTATCAGATATATCCTGTCTGCATATTTGACCTTTGTCCTCTTAAATGCATTTGTTTGCCCCGGGTTCCTGTGCTATGTTCTGCTACATAACTCCATTACTACATGATGATGATATAAGCTGCAGATAGGCTAGGGAGCAGGACTGGGCCTTTCTCCTTTCCAGGAAATCGAGTTTTCTGAGCATCCCTACAAgtgggtgggggagacagaagaaggagaacgtgtgtaaacacagaaAGAGGGAATCTGTAGCATACACTGAAAACCCTGATAAAGGGTTTAACTTCAAACTTTTGTGAAAAACTGATTACATCAAACTATTTCAGTAATGATCTCATCTCTTAAGTAACTAATATTACAAATCTATTCATTGAATCAATGACTAGATTGTATAAATTATTATTTACTTAAAGAAATTGCTTGGATTACTTAAATAGTTTTATGTAATCAGTTTCCACAAACGTTATGAGTATTGAGAATGTATTGGGTTTCTAGTGTGAAGGCATTTGGCTGACAGTTCTGAAAGCACTTGGCTAGCAGTGGTGGAGGTACTTGGAAGTGGATTTCCTCAAAGCCCCATTAATCTCATTACCTATAATAGAGTAGCTGGTGTGAGCCCTGGTCTGGCCTCGGGTTCACTCTGTCTTGTCTAATACTGTCACATCAACATGCAGTGGCACAGCCTTCCagctccaaacacacaccaacacacgcaccTTGGAGCTTGAGAGAAGGGCTTCTCTCTGGTAAACCCTCTGTAATGTTACACTGCCAATAAACTCCAGCATCCAATCCTCTCCGTTTCTACGAGCCCATTGGGGCTTCCCTTCAGTCCAGTTGGCTGGGAGACTGATGGCCTAACAGTGagagccctaaccctagccttctAAATGGATTGCCCCACACTGCATTAGTAATTCATGGACTTGATGGTCAATCACTCAAAGAAATCAATGACTTTTCACAGCAGTTGCCTCTGAGGCAATCTATTTTGAAATGACTAAAATTGATCATAAATGATTAAAAAGCTGTTGATAATTAGGAAGATTCCAGTAAAGCCATTGTGATACATGCAAAACAAGGCAGATGGATCACAGAGCATTTGCACCAATAAAAATGTGTGACAACATTAGCAAAAATAGTAATAACTAATACTAATActaatgtacatttacatttagtcatttagcagacgctcttatccagagcgacttacagtaagtacagggacattccccccaaagcaagtagggtgaagtgccttgcccaaggacacaacgtcatttgacgcgGCCagaaatcgaaccaacaaccatctgattaatagccctagtccctaaccgctcagccatctgaccccctgaggCCCCTGATGTACTGAGGCTCCAGAGTAAGATAGAGGAAGCTCTATCTTGATGACAAGTTTGGCTGTTACAGCAtttataaaacaaacacacctgacATTTTACAAATGTCATGCTCCGTCAGGCGTGTTTGAGGAGGCTGAAGTATTGTAGGCACAGCAGGTTATAGGAGTGTGGGTGGAGTAAAGTTCTAAATGTGTCTTCTATACCTGGGTGGGGTGGttgcctccccttcctctcgctCCTCAGAGCTCTCCTCAGAACTGTCTTCTGATTCGCTGAAGACCTGGGAGAAACTTCCCTCTCTGTTGCGTTTGAccaatgaggggaggagggggatccCCGTCTCCCgtcgggggctggggggcgtcCTGCTTCTATACTCTTCTAGAACATCTgaggggacagagacagttatGATTCTATACTCTTCTAGAACATCTgaggggacagagacagttatGATTCTATACTCTTCTAGAACATCTgaggggacagagacagttatGATTCTATACTCTTCTAGAACATCTgaggggacagagacagttatGATTCTATACTCTTCTAGAACATCTgaggggacagagacagttatGATGCTATACTCTTCTAGAACATCTgaggggacagagacagttatGATTCTATACTCTTCTAGAACATCTGAGGGGACAGATACAGTTATGATTGTATATCCTTATAGAACATCTgaggggacagagacagttatGATTCTATACTCTTCTAGAACATCTGAGGGGACAGAGAAAGTTATGATTCTATACTCTTCTAGAACATCTgaggggacagagacagttatGATTCTAGACTCTTTAGTGGGGTCGGGGCAGAGACAGTGTAAAAAAATAAGGGGAATGGAGAAATCCATCCGGAGCTGAATCCAAACTAAGATAGCGTTATCTCAGAATAAAATGCAATACAGAAACTATTAGGGCTATCTAATTGGATCGACTGTTTTCCTACTAATATCCATGCAGCGTGCAAACTGTGTACTGTCTAGGGTTGGTTAGGGTGGGTCAAGGTTAgggctggttagggttagggttggttcgGGTTATGGCTGGCTAGTGTTACTCCATACCTGCTGGCTGCCTCAGCAGGATGATGGTGTGGGCCCCGTGGCTGTTCACAGTGTCATGGACGTCCTGGGGCCCAACGTCAGGAAGAGACACATCAAACAGGGCCACCACAGCACGCAGGACGTCTAGGTTATTTACCTGGGAGGCACACACCcggacacacatccacacacacgcacccagccCACcgaacacacacccatgcacacgtacacaacTATATTAGATGTACCAACAATAGGTATGCCAGATGAGATGGGGCAAGGCTGAGTTCCGAAAAGGAAATGACACGTTAATGAGAACTTAAAAAGGAGAACTTAAAAgaatgtgtatggtgtgtttatttgaatgtatgtgtgcgtttgtccGAGTGAGGATCGATCTGTGTTAGCGGATGTGTGGTtttatgtgtgaatgtgagcaTGCATTATCATTGAGTAATATACAATGAGAGTGCAGTCCAGACCAGTCACATCCTGAGAGCATGTGGAAAGAGATATTAAGCCTTTGTAAAAGCCTACTTAGCTGTTCCTGGAAAATAAAAAGTGACCCGTTATCACACCAGGATGCAGCCACATGCTCATGTGTCAGTGTTAGGTGTGCACAGTTCTACTGGCAACAGTACACTTCCAGATAACCATACTGCATATACAGAGTTTCTTTACAGTGGTGCTTTTACAGTGAATGTCTACAGGATtcactgtatttatttataggACGAGAGCTCAGCGCCAGCagtcctgcccacacacacataaacacaatgaCCACACTCACAAGCGCAGACATGGACTAAGAAAATACAGCAGTTCACAGTGTGCCatccatgcacactcacacactcactttggTACAGTATATGGACTAGACCAACACCCCCATTCCTGCCATCTGCACTGGTCACAGAGCAGAGGAGTGAACCTTTGGACTGACTGAAGCATTTTATAATTAATCTAATTCCCAAGTAGGATAATAGGTTTACAAGCATGATGCCTGAGCTCATTTGGGTTATGTTTTAATGTATTTtcggtatatgtgtgtgtgtgtatgtgtgtgtgtgtgtgtgtgtgtgtgtgtgtctgtgtgtctgtggtaccTGAGTGACCAGTTCAGGTGCATCTATGCTTCCCAGAAGCTCGTGGAAGTTAACTCGGAGGGGCTGGGCAGTAAAGTCAGTCCGGCTCCCATCAACTTTGGGCTTAAAATGTACTGTGTGTAGACGGACGACACAACCATCCATGTTAGCAGGCTGGTCATTAAGTCCTGAAAAACAGTCACATCAAAGTTAGCTAGACACGTCTACACAAAACAGCACTCGTTACACTAGAGGCTAATTAACTACCGTTGGATATCTAGTTTTGGAATGTCAATGGTTGAACTCCTTTAAGTTGTAATACGTATTCTGCAGACAGAATTCATGCCCAAATGTACGCCCAGCCCGATTCTCAATGAGTCACCTAGGCTAGCCACTGTAGAAAAAGTTAGAGCTAGCTATCtcctgtacagtacagtacagtacggtGTATTGATGGTTGAGAGCGTATAGGTAGAGCTAGCTACTAAGTCTATGGCTACTAACTGATGTTAATAGCAACGTTGCATTCTCAAGCTACAGTACAATAAACCTTCAAAGGAACAAAAGCTGTTCCAAGTAAATATTTTGTGGGTCTGTCTTACGTGCCGGTCACAATATTGGTTTTCCCCAGCTAGCTTTAAAACGGTTCACTTTCTGCACTTTACGAGAAGTGTATATAGTAACTATGGTAACAGAATTATCCCCTACCACTGGCATTATGGGAAATGAAGTCCTATAATGGTCATTGTCAAGAACACATTTTGGCAGAGTAGGTTAGTTGTCGTTTGTCTTGATGTTAGAGTGAGATTTTTTACATATACACAACCTAGAAAGCTAGTCAAAATACAAGCACTTGTTAAGCTACTTGTCTTGTTACTACCGCTTGCGAGTTCAGTTCAGTTGTAATGGTTCATCACTTTCTTCCATTCGATTGGCGGCGGTCGTTATGAAAAGGGAGTGGCATCGTAGCCTGCGAGCTGTGACGTCAATGGGAGCTGTTCAAAGTGTGGTGGTGCTGGAAGGCAACTCGTTCGCTTGCAGTCAGTAAGCGGCCATGAAGTGGCCTGTCGCGTGGATTTGAAGGGATCAAAGGCTATTATCACTTCGGAGGAGTAGAATACTGAAGACAATTCAAAGTGTACCGTGCTCCACCTGTTTGAATTCCTAATCACAATTTCCATGAAgtaagtgttttttgttgttgtattgaATAGCATCTCTCATCCAGTTGCGCGCGAAGAAACTGGGTTGGGTTAGTCAAAGAGAAGCAAATAGAGAAGCAAATATGGATTGATGAATTGCTTTGGAGCACCAGAAAATTATTTACATGGTTATTGGAAATACAGTAGCGGATTGCGTCTAGCATTACTATTGTCTATCCCATGCCTAAGCTTATAGTGCCTCgcatatatgtaggctactatgCCTGCTAGAAAGACTATAATTTGACTTCCATTTGCATGAGACTCGAGGGATCGAATGATCAGAGACAGTAAAGATACTAATGTAGACTGCATGCGCGCACTGTGTGGCATAAAAAAGCTGCCAATT of Osmerus mordax isolate fOsmMor3 chromosome 4, fOsmMor3.pri, whole genome shotgun sequence contains these proteins:
- the si:dkeyp-50b9.1 gene encoding uncharacterized protein si:dkeyp-50b9.1 → MVCPPHNAFLAHADSDAVEFFASCGLSDDALLNDKFREVRDEWTNTTLMSYLPPYYTESESRSPGFSLVLPELEREVEQAKNTALEAYQQQAVCVARLVREVKTLREQLKLQRREVDNLNDELGKERERRHRVEQQFLEYKLRKTRQLMERQVIDSDDAVDPRVECPSPPPSPPGLGQPSMGTEVLQTGAGRG